A stretch of Palaemon carinicauda isolate YSFRI2023 chromosome 36, ASM3689809v2, whole genome shotgun sequence DNA encodes these proteins:
- the LOC137628624 gene encoding uncharacterized protein, which yields MSSPGHPQGNGKAEAAVKIVKNMMKKTHADGKDQYLALLDLRNTQRQDSNSSPAQMMFGRKLRSIIPEIMNNDNPVFQKRETRRESIKKYYDKTTRDMTPLNEGQPVYYKNPDKKGWEKGLISHTQGNRSYVIEGREGGIYRRNTIHIRPTTQDSSAIPEMEETSKLRETNVNDEQISYHPICDTPKLRRRSARLQEKMKGE from the coding sequence ATGTCATCTCCTGGACATCCTCAAGGAAATGGGAAGGCTGAAGCGgcagttaaaattgtaaaaaatatgatgaagaaGACGCATGCAGATGGAAAAGATCAATATTTGGCGTTACTAGACCTGAGAAATACACAACGTCAAGACTCTAACTCAAGTCCAGCTCAGATGATGTTCGGACGTAAATTACGGTCGATAATTCCTGAAATTATGAACAATGACAATCCAGTTTTTCAAAAAAGGGAAACACGGAGAGAATCcataaagaaatattatgataaaactacAAGAGATATGACACCATTAAACGAGGGGCAACCTGTATATTATAAAAATCCAGACAAGAAGGGTTGGGAAAAGGGGCTCATTAGCCATACACAAGGAAACCGATCCTATGTAATTGAGGGAAGGGAAGGAGGAATTTATAGAAGAAATACAATTCATATCCGTCCAACTACACAGGATTCATCGGCAATACCAGAGATGGAAGAAACTAGTAAATTGAGGGAAACCAACGTTAATGATGAACAAATAAGCTATCATCCTATTTGCGACACGCCTAAATTGCGAAGAAGATCAGCTCGTCTGCAGGAAAAGATGAagggagaatga